A genomic segment from Thermus sp. LT1-2-5 encodes:
- a CDS encoding YbjN domain-containing protein, which yields MKGPKGGKGFAVRIWAWALVALGLALGQGVVQGLTERELEAVLKEADIPYERRGQGEYRLEMAGLEKVWLYLDFCQEERCGVLSLSAGFSLDEAPSLDLVNAWNREHRFSRAYLNEEGDVWVESDLDLTGGVSLGAVIAFLRLFAEEILPDFMDHIGFSP from the coding sequence ATGAAGGGGCCTAAAGGCGGAAAGGGGTTTGCCGTGCGCATATGGGCTTGGGCGTTGGTGGCGTTGGGCCTGGCCTTGGGCCAGGGGGTGGTGCAGGGCCTCACGGAGAGGGAACTGGAAGCGGTGCTGAAGGAGGCGGACATTCCCTACGAGCGCCGGGGCCAAGGGGAGTACCGCCTGGAGATGGCGGGGCTCGAGAAGGTCTGGCTTTATCTAGACTTTTGCCAAGAAGAGCGGTGCGGGGTCCTTAGCCTAAGCGCAGGTTTTTCCTTAGATGAGGCCCCTTCCCTGGACCTCGTGAACGCCTGGAACCGGGAGCACCGCTTTAGCCGCGCCTACCTGAACGAGGAGGGGGACGTGTGGGTGGAGTCGGACCTGGACCTCACGGGCGGGGTGAGCCTGGGCGCCGTTATCGCCTTCCTGCGCCTCTTCGCCGAGGAGATCCTCCCCGACTTCATGGACCACATCGGCTTTAGCCCCTGA
- a CDS encoding DUF2281 domain-containing protein, with product MAVKEEVLLLLERMPEALQKEVVDFARFLLEKKLGEERSWETLSLIQAVRDLPEEDYTEADLKERW from the coding sequence ATGGCGGTGAAGGAAGAGGTTTTGCTCTTGCTGGAAAGGATGCCCGAGGCGCTCCAGAAAGAGGTGGTGGACTTCGCCCGCTTCCTCCTAGAGAAAAAGCTTGGGGAAGAACGCTCGTGGGAAACCCTTAGCCTCATCCAGGCGGTAAGGGACCTGCCGGAGGAAGACTACACCGAGGCCGACCTTAAGGAGCGCTGGTGA
- a CDS encoding FAD-binding oxidoreductase: MPEAVVVGAGIVGAACAYRLAQAGLKVLVLEKETTFAQGSTGRSAGGVRVQFSEPLNVLLSYHSILEYREMAEARYRPIGYLFLVPEALKEAQEEALRTQEALGVPVRRLALEEAKALVPFREEGLSFATYGPLDGVIDPYGATAFYLREARRLGAEVRYGEALLFAWREGGVWRVETPKGRYQAPYLLLCTGAWTGEVGRRLGLDLPVYPVRRMVYATAPLGYAPTYPLTIDLASGFYFRPEGERLLLGRSNPDEPPGFREGVDWAWLGSTLEAGLARFPFLEGLALDRKASWFGYYEMTTDANPLLGYAEEGLLVAAGFSGHGVQQAAMVGRLMAEAVVHGEARTLDIGPFRPQRFREGRFLRERGIV; the protein is encoded by the coding sequence ATGCCCGAGGCCGTGGTGGTGGGGGCGGGGATTGTGGGGGCGGCCTGCGCCTACAGGCTGGCGCAGGCGGGGCTTAAGGTCTTGGTCCTGGAGAAGGAGACCACCTTCGCCCAGGGCTCCACGGGAAGGAGCGCGGGCGGGGTGAGGGTGCAGTTTTCCGAGCCCCTAAACGTCCTCCTCTCCTACCATTCCATCCTGGAGTATCGGGAGATGGCGGAGGCCCGCTACCGCCCCATCGGCTATCTCTTCCTGGTGCCGGAGGCCCTGAAGGAGGCCCAGGAGGAGGCGCTAAGGACCCAGGAGGCCCTTGGCGTGCCCGTGCGGCGGTTGGCCCTCGAGGAGGCGAAGGCGCTCGTGCCCTTCCGGGAAGAGGGCCTCTCCTTCGCCACCTATGGCCCCCTGGACGGGGTCATCGACCCCTATGGGGCCACGGCCTTCTACCTCCGGGAGGCCCGGCGGCTTGGGGCGGAGGTGCGCTATGGGGAGGCCCTCCTTTTCGCCTGGCGGGAAGGGGGGGTGTGGCGGGTGGAAACCCCCAAGGGGCGGTACCAGGCCCCCTACCTCCTCCTTTGCACCGGGGCCTGGACGGGGGAGGTGGGGAGGCGGCTAGGCCTGGACCTTCCCGTCTACCCCGTGCGGCGCATGGTGTACGCCACCGCGCCCTTGGGGTATGCCCCCACCTACCCCCTCACCATCGACCTCGCCAGCGGTTTTTACTTCCGCCCCGAGGGGGAAAGGCTCCTTTTGGGCCGCTCCAACCCTGATGAGCCCCCAGGCTTCCGGGAGGGGGTGGACTGGGCCTGGCTGGGGTCCACCCTGGAGGCGGGCCTTGCCCGCTTTCCCTTCCTGGAGGGCCTCGCCCTGGACCGCAAGGCCAGCTGGTTCGGCTACTACGAGATGACCACCGACGCTAACCCCCTCTTGGGCTATGCGGAGGAGGGGCTTCTGGTGGCGGCGGGGTTCTCCGGCCACGGGGTGCAGCAGGCGGCCATGGTGGGCCGGCTTATGGCCGAGGCGGTGGTCCACGGGGAGGCGAGGACCCTGGACATAGGGCCTTTCCGCCCCCAGCGCTTCCGGGAGGGCCGCTTTCTGCGGGAGAGGGGCATCGTGTAG
- a CDS encoding type II toxin-antitoxin system PemK/MazF family toxin, producing MSPGALALLRFPHTDLSLGKPRPVLLLTPTPGPYPDWLVAMVSSQLDQAVPGLDETLLETDPDFPETGLKRASVVRLSRLAVVDKSLLLGKLGAISPERLRRIQARLCQWISGLP from the coding sequence GTGAGCCCCGGAGCCCTCGCCCTGCTCCGCTTCCCCCACACCGACCTTTCCCTCGGCAAACCCAGGCCCGTCCTGCTCCTTACCCCTACCCCTGGCCCTTACCCCGATTGGCTGGTGGCCATGGTGTCCAGCCAACTGGACCAGGCGGTCCCCGGGCTGGACGAAACCCTCCTAGAAACCGACCCAGACTTCCCAGAAACCGGCCTGAAGCGGGCCAGCGTGGTGCGCCTAAGCCGGCTGGCCGTGGTGGACAAGAGCCTGCTATTGGGCAAGCTGGGCGCCATAAGCCCCGAGCGCCTTCGCCGCATCCAGGCGCGGCTGTGCCAATGGATCTCCGGCCTCCCCTGA